One genomic segment of Suncus etruscus isolate mSunEtr1 chromosome 15, mSunEtr1.pri.cur, whole genome shotgun sequence includes these proteins:
- the AKAP8L gene encoding A-kinase anchor protein 8-like isoform X2 — MSYTGFVQGSETTLQSTYSDTSAQPTCDYGYGTWNSGTNRGYENYGYGYGYGQENTTNYGMNPRLDTAPRMETDMLQGGVHGSGGERYDSYEACDSRAMLSERDLYRSGYDYSELDPEMEMAYEGQYDAYRDQFRMRGGDTFGPRAQGWARDARSGRPMASGYGRMWDDPMGARSQCMPGAARLPSLFSQNIIPEYGMFQGMRGGSAFPGGSRFGFGFGNGMKQMRRTWKTWTTADFRTKKKKRKQCGSPDEPDSKATRTDCSENSDSDNDEGTEGEAAEGLEGAEAIEKGSRAEGDEEEGREEGKEEGKDEAEKGALSTQDESSQTKRKLQVGKKSQDKQKKRQRDRMVERIQFVCSLCKYRTFYEEEMASHLDSKFHKEHFKYVGTKLPKQTADFLQEYVTNKTKKTEELRKTVEDLDGLIQQIYRDQDLTQEIAMEHFVKKVEAAHCAACDLFIPMQFGIIQKHLKTMDHNRNRRLMMEQSKKSSLMVARSILNNKLISNKLERYLKGENPFTDSPEEEKEQEEAEGGALDEAAEGSSAQPPVPPEPAPGAAPPPPPPPEDEEEAVPLLGGALQRQIRGIPGLDVDDEEEGGGGVP; from the exons ATGAGCTACACAG GCTTTGTCCAGGGATCTGAAACCACTTTGCAGTCAACATACTCGGACACCAGTGCACAGCCCACCTGTGATTATG GGTATGGAACTTGGAACTCTGGCACAAACAGAG GCTATGAGAATTATGGCTATGGCTATGGTTATGGCCAGGAGAACACCACCAACTATGG AATGAACCCACGCTTAGACACAGCCCCACGCATGGAGACAGACATGTTACAAGGAGGTGTGCATGGCTCAGGTGGAGAGAG ATACGATTCCTACGAGGCCTGTGACTCGAGGGCTATGCTGAGCGAGCGTGACCTATACCGGTCGGGTTACGACTACAGCGAGCTTGACCCTGAGATGGAGATGGCCTATGAGGGCCAATATGACGCCTACAGAGACCAGTTCCGCATGCGAGGCGGCGACACCTTTGGCCCTCGGGCTCAGGGCTGGGCCAGGGATGCCCGGAGTGGCCGGCCGATGGCCTCGGGCTATGGGCGCATGTGGGATGACCCCATGGGTGCCCGGAGCCAGTGCATGCCTGGTGCGGCTCGGCTGCCCTCCCTGTTCTCCCAGAACATCATACCTGAGTATGGCATGTTCCAGGGCATGCGCGGCGGGTCTGCCTTCCCTGGTGGCTCCCGCTTCGGCTTCGGCTTTGGCAACGGCATGAAACAGATGAGGCGGACTTGGAAGACCTGGACCACAGCTGACTTCCGG accaagaagaagaagagaaagcagTGTGGCAGTCCGGATGAGCCGGACAGCAAAGCCACCCGGACTGACTGCTCAGAGAACAGCGATTCAGATAATG ATGAAGGCACTGAGGGGGAAGCCGCAGAGGGTCTGGAAGGTGCTGAGGCTATTGAGAAGGGTTCCAGAGCA GAAGGAGacgaggaggaggggagagaggagggaaaggaagaaggcaaaGACGAGGCCGAGAAGG GGGCCCTGAGCACTCAGGATGAGAGTAGCCAGACCAAACGCAAGTTGCAGGTGGGCAAGAAGAGCCAGGACAAGCAGAAGAAGCGGCAGCGAGACCGGATGGTGGAAAG GATCCAGTTTGTGTGCTCTCTCTGCAAATACCGGACTTTCTACGAGGAGGAAATGGCTAGCCACCTGGACAGCAAGTTCCACAAGGAGCACTTTAAGTATGTTGGCACCAAACTTCCCAAGCAGACAGCTGACTTCCTGCAG GAGTACGTCACCAATAAAACCAAGAAGACAGAGGAACTGCGGAAGACTGTGGAAGACCTTGATGGTCTGATTCAGCAGATCTACAGAGACCAGGATCTGACCCAAG AAATTGCCATGGAGCATTTTGTGAAAAAAGTGGAGGCAGCTCATTGCGCAGCCTGTGACCTCTTCATTCCCATGCAGTTTGGGATCATCCAGAAACACCTCAAGACCATGGATCATAACCGAAATCGCAGA CTGATGATGGAGCAGTCCAAGAAGTCGTCGCTCATGGTGGCCCGCAGCATCCTGAACAACAAGCTCATCAGCAACAAGCTGGAGCGCTACCTGAAG GGCGAGAACCCGTTCACCGACAGCCCCgaggaggagaaggagcaggaggaggccGAGGGCGGCGCCCTGGACGAGGCGGCCGAAGGCTCCTCGGCGCAGCCGCCCGTGCCCCCAGAGCCAGCCCCCGgggccgcgccgccgccgccgccgccgcccgaggacgaggaggaggccGTGCCCCTGCTGGGCGGCGCGCTGCAGCGCCAGATCCGCGGCATCCCGGGCCTGGACGTGGACGACGAGGAGGAGGGCGGCGGGGGTGTGCCGTGA
- the AKAP8L gene encoding A-kinase anchor protein 8-like isoform X1, with protein sequence MSYTGFVQGSETTLQSTYSDTSAQPTCDYGYGTWNSGTNRGYENYGYGYGYGQENTTNYGYGMATSNTWDMPGSDTNVNPSAGGSASADSVLSRMNPRLDTAPRMETDMLQGGVHGSGGERYDSYEACDSRAMLSERDLYRSGYDYSELDPEMEMAYEGQYDAYRDQFRMRGGDTFGPRAQGWARDARSGRPMASGYGRMWDDPMGARSQCMPGAARLPSLFSQNIIPEYGMFQGMRGGSAFPGGSRFGFGFGNGMKQMRRTWKTWTTADFRTKKKKRKQCGSPDEPDSKATRTDCSENSDSDNDEGTEGEAAEGLEGAEAIEKGSRAEGDEEEGREEGKEEGKDEAEKGALSTQDESSQTKRKLQVGKKSQDKQKKRQRDRMVERIQFVCSLCKYRTFYEEEMASHLDSKFHKEHFKYVGTKLPKQTADFLQEYVTNKTKKTEELRKTVEDLDGLIQQIYRDQDLTQEIAMEHFVKKVEAAHCAACDLFIPMQFGIIQKHLKTMDHNRNRRLMMEQSKKSSLMVARSILNNKLISNKLERYLKGENPFTDSPEEEKEQEEAEGGALDEAAEGSSAQPPVPPEPAPGAAPPPPPPPEDEEEAVPLLGGALQRQIRGIPGLDVDDEEEGGGGVP encoded by the exons ATGAGCTACACAG GCTTTGTCCAGGGATCTGAAACCACTTTGCAGTCAACATACTCGGACACCAGTGCACAGCCCACCTGTGATTATG GGTATGGAACTTGGAACTCTGGCACAAACAGAG GCTATGAGAATTATGGCTATGGCTATGGTTATGGCCAGGAGAACACCACCAACTATGGGTATGGTATGGCCACTTCAAACACTTGGGACATGCCTGGCTCTGATACGAATGTGAACCCAAGTGCCGGGGGTAGTGCCAGTGCCGATTCCGTTTTGTCCAGAATGAACCCACGCTTAGACACAGCCCCACGCATGGAGACAGACATGTTACAAGGAGGTGTGCATGGCTCAGGTGGAGAGAG ATACGATTCCTACGAGGCCTGTGACTCGAGGGCTATGCTGAGCGAGCGTGACCTATACCGGTCGGGTTACGACTACAGCGAGCTTGACCCTGAGATGGAGATGGCCTATGAGGGCCAATATGACGCCTACAGAGACCAGTTCCGCATGCGAGGCGGCGACACCTTTGGCCCTCGGGCTCAGGGCTGGGCCAGGGATGCCCGGAGTGGCCGGCCGATGGCCTCGGGCTATGGGCGCATGTGGGATGACCCCATGGGTGCCCGGAGCCAGTGCATGCCTGGTGCGGCTCGGCTGCCCTCCCTGTTCTCCCAGAACATCATACCTGAGTATGGCATGTTCCAGGGCATGCGCGGCGGGTCTGCCTTCCCTGGTGGCTCCCGCTTCGGCTTCGGCTTTGGCAACGGCATGAAACAGATGAGGCGGACTTGGAAGACCTGGACCACAGCTGACTTCCGG accaagaagaagaagagaaagcagTGTGGCAGTCCGGATGAGCCGGACAGCAAAGCCACCCGGACTGACTGCTCAGAGAACAGCGATTCAGATAATG ATGAAGGCACTGAGGGGGAAGCCGCAGAGGGTCTGGAAGGTGCTGAGGCTATTGAGAAGGGTTCCAGAGCA GAAGGAGacgaggaggaggggagagaggagggaaaggaagaaggcaaaGACGAGGCCGAGAAGG GGGCCCTGAGCACTCAGGATGAGAGTAGCCAGACCAAACGCAAGTTGCAGGTGGGCAAGAAGAGCCAGGACAAGCAGAAGAAGCGGCAGCGAGACCGGATGGTGGAAAG GATCCAGTTTGTGTGCTCTCTCTGCAAATACCGGACTTTCTACGAGGAGGAAATGGCTAGCCACCTGGACAGCAAGTTCCACAAGGAGCACTTTAAGTATGTTGGCACCAAACTTCCCAAGCAGACAGCTGACTTCCTGCAG GAGTACGTCACCAATAAAACCAAGAAGACAGAGGAACTGCGGAAGACTGTGGAAGACCTTGATGGTCTGATTCAGCAGATCTACAGAGACCAGGATCTGACCCAAG AAATTGCCATGGAGCATTTTGTGAAAAAAGTGGAGGCAGCTCATTGCGCAGCCTGTGACCTCTTCATTCCCATGCAGTTTGGGATCATCCAGAAACACCTCAAGACCATGGATCATAACCGAAATCGCAGA CTGATGATGGAGCAGTCCAAGAAGTCGTCGCTCATGGTGGCCCGCAGCATCCTGAACAACAAGCTCATCAGCAACAAGCTGGAGCGCTACCTGAAG GGCGAGAACCCGTTCACCGACAGCCCCgaggaggagaaggagcaggaggaggccGAGGGCGGCGCCCTGGACGAGGCGGCCGAAGGCTCCTCGGCGCAGCCGCCCGTGCCCCCAGAGCCAGCCCCCGgggccgcgccgccgccgccgccgccgcccgaggacgaggaggaggccGTGCCCCTGCTGGGCGGCGCGCTGCAGCGCCAGATCCGCGGCATCCCGGGCCTGGACGTGGACGACGAGGAGGAGGGCGGCGGGGGTGTGCCGTGA
- the AKAP8L gene encoding A-kinase anchor protein 8-like isoform X3 has protein sequence MSYTGFVQGSETTLQSTYSDTSAQPTCDYGYGTWNSGTNRGYENYGYGYGYGQENTTNYGYGMATSNTWDMPGSDTNVNPSAGGSASADSVLSRMNPRLDTAPRMETDMLQGGVHGSGGERYDSYEACDSRAMLSERDLYRSGYDYSELDPEMEMAYEGQYDAYRDQFRMRGGDTFGPRAQGWARDARSGRPMASGYGRMWDDPMGARSQCMPGAARLPSLFSQNIIPEYGMFQGMRGGSAFPGGSRFGFGFGNGMKQMRRTWKTWTTADFRTKKKKRKQCGSPDEPDSKATRTDCSENSDSDNDEGTEGEAAEGLEGAEAIEKGSRAEGDEEEGREEGKEEGKDEAEKGALSTQDESSQTKRKLQVGKKSQDKQKKRQRDRMVERAPALALASSASDSCSCWTFLSLAGAWPLGSPDKADPVAQIRTSGRGSSLCALSANTGLSTRRKWLATWTASSTRSTLSMLAPNFPSRQLTSCRSTSPIKPRRQRNCGRLWKTLMV, from the exons ATGAGCTACACAG GCTTTGTCCAGGGATCTGAAACCACTTTGCAGTCAACATACTCGGACACCAGTGCACAGCCCACCTGTGATTATG GGTATGGAACTTGGAACTCTGGCACAAACAGAG GCTATGAGAATTATGGCTATGGCTATGGTTATGGCCAGGAGAACACCACCAACTATGGGTATGGTATGGCCACTTCAAACACTTGGGACATGCCTGGCTCTGATACGAATGTGAACCCAAGTGCCGGGGGTAGTGCCAGTGCCGATTCCGTTTTGTCCAGAATGAACCCACGCTTAGACACAGCCCCACGCATGGAGACAGACATGTTACAAGGAGGTGTGCATGGCTCAGGTGGAGAGAG ATACGATTCCTACGAGGCCTGTGACTCGAGGGCTATGCTGAGCGAGCGTGACCTATACCGGTCGGGTTACGACTACAGCGAGCTTGACCCTGAGATGGAGATGGCCTATGAGGGCCAATATGACGCCTACAGAGACCAGTTCCGCATGCGAGGCGGCGACACCTTTGGCCCTCGGGCTCAGGGCTGGGCCAGGGATGCCCGGAGTGGCCGGCCGATGGCCTCGGGCTATGGGCGCATGTGGGATGACCCCATGGGTGCCCGGAGCCAGTGCATGCCTGGTGCGGCTCGGCTGCCCTCCCTGTTCTCCCAGAACATCATACCTGAGTATGGCATGTTCCAGGGCATGCGCGGCGGGTCTGCCTTCCCTGGTGGCTCCCGCTTCGGCTTCGGCTTTGGCAACGGCATGAAACAGATGAGGCGGACTTGGAAGACCTGGACCACAGCTGACTTCCGG accaagaagaagaagagaaagcagTGTGGCAGTCCGGATGAGCCGGACAGCAAAGCCACCCGGACTGACTGCTCAGAGAACAGCGATTCAGATAATG ATGAAGGCACTGAGGGGGAAGCCGCAGAGGGTCTGGAAGGTGCTGAGGCTATTGAGAAGGGTTCCAGAGCA GAAGGAGacgaggaggaggggagagaggagggaaaggaagaaggcaaaGACGAGGCCGAGAAGG GGGCCCTGAGCACTCAGGATGAGAGTAGCCAGACCAAACGCAAGTTGCAGGTGGGCAAGAAGAGCCAGGACAAGCAGAAGAAGCGGCAGCGAGACCGGATGGTGGAAAG GGCTCCCGCACTGGCGCTTGCCTCCTCCGCCTCAGACTCTTGCTCTTGCTGGACCTTCCTCAGCCTCGCCGGCGCCTGGCCCCTGGGCTCTCCAGACAAAGCTGACCCCGTGGCCCAGATAAGGACGTCCGGCAGAG GATCCAGTTTGTGTGCTCTCTCTGCAAATACCGGACTTTCTACGAGGAGGAAATGGCTAGCCACCTGGACAGCAAGTTCCACAAGGAGCACTTTAAGTATGTTGGCACCAAACTTCCCAAGCAGACAGCTGACTTCCTGCAG GAGTACGTCACCAATAAAACCAAGAAGACAGAGGAACTGCGGAAGACTGTGGAAGACCTTGATGGTCTGA